TAAAAAATGAAGAAGGAACTATACTGGTAGTATCCCATTCTGGAGCCATAAGATCCATAATGGCCCATTTAATTGGTCATGGAATAGATGATTATTGGAAATATAAAATATTAAACTGTACCATAAACCTTATAGAAATAGTAGAAGATTTTCCCGTTCTATTGTATACTAACAAATGAGGTACATAATTCTACATAAAATGTCATATGTAAAAACCGATTTAATCATATGTAAAAACTAAATTTCTAAGAGTGAATAATTAAAAATGAGGGATGTACATGAGTAGAATAGTCTTAGGAGGAAGCCAAAGTGGAGTAGGCAAAACTACTATTTCATTAGGAATTATGGCTGCCCTAAAGAAAAGGGGATTAAATGTACAATCTTTTAAAGTGGGGCCTGATTATATAGACCCAGCCTTTCATACTTTTGTTACAGGGAATAAATCTAGAAACTTGGATAGCTTTATGCTTGAGGAACATAAGATTTTAGATATATACTGTAAAAACAGCCATGACAAGGATATAAACATAATAGAAGGTGTTATGGGATTATATGATGGCTTTGGAACTAAGAAGGATTGTGGAAGTACAGCCCATATTTCTAAAATTACTAAGTCTCCAGTAATACTTATAATAAATGGAAAAGGTATGTCATCAAGTGGAGCTGCTTTAGTTTTAGGATATAAAATGTACGATGAAGATGTAAATATACAAGGTGTAATAATCAACAATGTTTCTAATGAAGTACACTATAACCTCTTAAAAGAAAGCATTGAAAGAGATACTAATATAAAGTGTGTAGGTTATTTAAAGCCTAATGATAATATTTCATTAGAAAGTAGACACTTAGGATTAGTCCCTAGTGTAGAGGTACAAAATTTAAGAAACAAGATAGATGAAATAGGTGAAATGGTTTCAGAGACCATAGACTTAGACGAAATAATAAATATTAGTAAAAGTGCACCTAAAATAGACTATGTACCTAAAAAAAGGGAAAAAATAGGGTCAGTTAATATTGCTGTTGCAATGGATAAAGCCTTTAATTTTTACTACAAAGAAAATCTAGAACTCTTAGAAGAATTAGGAGCAAATTTAATATACTTTAGTCCTCTTAAAGATAAAAACCTACCTGATAATATAGATGGTCTATATTTAGGTGGTGGTTTTCCAGAAGTCTTTAGTAAAGAACTTGAGGAAAATGAAAGAATGAGAATTAGTATATTAAATTCAATTAAGAATGGTTTACCCACTTATGCTGAATGTGGAGGATTTATGTATCTGTGCAATGAAATAGAAAATTTAGCTAAAGAAAAATATAAGATGGTAGGTCTTTATGATACTAGTGCTAAAATGACTAAGAGATTGCAGAGATTTGGATATGTACATGTGAATATGATAGAGGATTGTATAATAGGTAGGTCAGGAGATAGGTTTAAAGCCCATGAATTTCATCGTTCAACAATAGATGAAAAGGATGAATTTGATTATATTTATAGAGTAGATAAATATAGAAACGAAAAGAAAATCAAATCATGGAAATGTGGCCTAAAGAAGTACAATGCCTTTGCAGCTTATGGGCATATACATTTTTATACAAATGAGGAAATACCTAAAAACTTCATAGGAAATTGTATAAAGTATAAGAAAGGGGAATAGGGATTTGGCTAAGAACTTGATGTTTCAAGGAACAGGATCATCTGTTGGAAAAAGCTTGCTTACAGCAGCCTTTTGTAGAATATATTCACAGATGGGACATAAGGTAGCCCCTTTTAAATCTCAAAACATGGCACTTAATTCTTATATAACGAAGAATGGTTTAGAAATGGGACGTGCACAAGTGGTACAAGCAGAAGCTGCTAAAGTAGAACCTAGTGTACTTATGAATCCTATTTTATTAAAGCCTTCAACTGATAAGAAGTGCCAAGTTATACTGAAGGGGAAAGTATATAAAAACATGTCTGCTATGGAATACCATAAATTCAAGCCAGAACTAGCAGATAAGGTTAAGGAAATTTATGATGAACTTCATAATCAATTTGACATTGTATTTTTAGAAGGAGCTGGATCTCCTGCTGAAATAAATTTAAGAGAACACGATTTGGTGAATATGGGAATGGCTGAAATGGCTGATTCACCAGTTATATTAATTGGAGATATAGACAAGGGTGGAGTATTTGCATCTTTATATGGAACCATAATGCTTATGACTGAAGAAGAAAGAAAAAGAATCAAAGGTGTTATAATCAATAAGTTCAGAGGAGATGTGAAAATTTTAGAGCCAGGAATTAAGATGTTAGAGGATTTAATAAATATTCCTGTACTTGGAGTTATTCCATACTCCCATTTAGAAATTGAAGATGAAGATTCATTAGCAGAAAGATTTAAGAAAAATAAGAATACAAAGGGACAAATAGAAGTAGCTGTACTTTATTTACCCCATGTATCTAACTTTACAGATTTAAATGTATTTGAGACACAAGAGGATGTAAACCTTAGATATGTAATGAGGGGTGAATCTATAGGAGACCCAGATATGTTAATAATTCCAGGGTCGAAAAACACTATAGAAGACTTAAAGTACTTAAGGGATGCAGGTCTTGAAAAAGAGATTATAAAACTACATAGACAAAATAAGATTATATTTGGTATATGTGGTGGATATCAAATGCTTGGAAAGACTTTAAAAGATCCACATCATACAGAAAGTAGCATACCAGAGATAAATGGTATAGGTCTACTGGATATAGAAACTGTCTTTGAAACAGAAAAAACTACGACCCAAGTAGAGGCTGAAGTGACTGCTCCTATAGACTATATGGAGAACACATTTATAAAGGGATATGAAATTCATATGGGAAGAAGTTTCTTAGGAAAAGATGCTAAAGTCTTTAGTAATATTAAAGTTAAATTGGGAGAAGAAGTTCTTATAGAAGACGGTGCTATAAATGAAGATGGAAGTGTAATAGGTACTTATATTCATGGTGTATTTGACAATATTAAATTCACTAGAAGTATTTTAAACCACATAAGAGCTAAAAAGGGATTAGATAAGATAGAAAGTGCTATTGAATCCTTTGAAGAGTTTAAAGAACAAGAATATGACAAGCTTGCAAATATAGTAAGAGAAAATATGGATATGGAAACAATAGATAAAATATTAAACGGAGAACTATAATATGCTAAAGATAGTAATAGGGTATATAGGAGATATAATATTTGGAGACCCATATGCTATACCCCATCCTATAAGGTTTATAGGAAAATTAATTAGATTTTTAGAAGATAAGTTGAGGAAGTTTTCTAAGGATAATAAAGGTGAAAAATTAATGGGGTGTATATTAGTACTATTAACTGTAAGTATAACTTATATAGTTACCTATTATTTAGTGAATATATGGAACATAATAGATAATAGTGGTTATATAGCTAAGGTTGTAGAGACGTTTTTTATATTTCAGATACTAGCTACAAAGAGTTTAGATGTGGAAACTAGGAAAGTATTAAAACCCCTTAAAGAGAAAAATATAGGGGAAGCAAGAAAGTTTTTATCCTATATAGTTGGAAGGGATACTAGAGAACTTAATGAAAAGGAAATGACTAGGGCCTGTATAGAAACCATTGCAGAAAGTACTTCAGATGGAATAATAGCACCACTCTTATTTATTTTCATAGGAGGAGCTCCCCTAGGTATGGCATATAAGGCAGTAAATACTCTAGATTCCATGGTAGGGTATAAAAATGATAAGTACTACTACTTTGGATGGGCTAGTGCAAGGGTAGATGATATTGTAGGATTCATACCAGCTAGGATTACAGGAATAGTTACTATAATTACAGCATTTTTTATGAGGTATGATTGTAAAAATGCCTTTAAAATATTCATAAGAGATAGGCTGAATCACAAAAGTCCCAACTCTGCTCATGGAGAGGCAGCTTTTGCTGGAGCATTGCAAATTCAAATAGGGGGAACAAACACTTATTTTGGAAAAAAAGTGTACAAACCTACTATTGGAGATAATATAAAAGAGTTAGAGGTAGATCATATAAATGATGCCATAAGATTAATGTATGGAGTATCCTTTGTAGGACTATTAACTTTTTTAGTTATTTTTTAAGGAGGAGGGAAAATGAATAAAGCAAAACACGGTGGAAACATATACGAGATAGAGAAAAAGTATGGCATTAACAAAGAGGATATAATAGATTTTAGTGCTAACATAAACCCACTAGGTGTACCTGAGAGTTTTAAAAGAGCTTTAATAGAAAATATGGATATAATTAAAAATTATCCAGATCCAGATTATATAAAGTTAAAAGAAAGTATAAGTAAACATAATAAAATAGATAGAGAGAAAATTATTGTAGGAAATGGTGCCACAGAGATCATATTTTCTTTAATAGATATAATAAAACCTAAGAAAAGTCTTTTGTTAGCACCTACATTTGCAGAATATGAAAGAGCTTTAAAAAAAATAGATAGCTCAGTTGAATATTACTTTTTAAAAGAGGAAAATAACTTTTTATTAGATGAGGAATTTTTAAATTATATAAAAGAGGAAATTGATTGCATTATATTATGTAATCCGAATAATCCCACAGGAAAACTTGTGGACAAAGGATTAATTGAGGACATACTGAAAAAAAGTAAGAGGAAAAATATAGAGATAATAATAGATGAGGCATTTATAGATTTTGTTGAGGACTATGAGGATAAAAGTCTCATTAAATATATAGATGAATATGAAAACTTGCATATAATAAGGGCGTTGACTAAATTTTTTGCCATACCGGGATTGAGGCTTGGATATGGTATAACTTCAAATAAAAAAATAATAGAAAAATTTGAAGATAGTAGTGAACCCTGGACTATAAATTCCTATGCTGATTTAGGAGGGCAAGTTCTACTTGAAGACGAGGAATATATTAAAAAAACTAGACAATGGATTAAAGAGGAAAATAACTATTTATATAAAGAGATAAAAGGAATAGAAGGTATAAAAGTGTACAAAAGTACAGTAAACTATCTTCTACTTAAAACGGATAAAACTAATTTAAAAGAAGAGCTAATGAAAAAAAATATATTAATAAGAAGCTGTGATAATTATATTAATTTAGATGAGAGATACTTTAGAGTGGCAGTGAAAAATCGACATTATAATGATAAGTTAATAAGGGCCTTAAAGGAAATATATTATGGAAGTTAAAGCCATATGTCCTGCCTCCTGTGGAGAGTTAATACAGGGCATAATAGGTGATGGAGAAAAACTTATATCCTATGGTGTTGACCTATATACTCATATTCAATTAAAAGAGGAGATGAGTAAAGTTAGGCATATGAGTTTAAATAAATGTTATAGGGCTTTAGAAAAAACTATAGACTATTTTAATGAAGATAAAAGTATACTAGATAATATTAATGTATATAAAGAATCTCAAATTCCAATAGCAAAGGGAATGGCCAGCTCAACAGCAGATATGGCAGCCACCATTGTGGCCATGTGTTCCATGATTAATAGAAAAATCACAGAAGAAGAATTAGCACAAATTTGTGTTTCCGTAGAACCAACAGATAGTACTATTTTCAAAGAACTTACCTTATTTGACCACTTAAACGGACGAAAAATAGAAAACTTTTCTTGGGTACCGAATGTTTCGGTACTAATTTTAGAACCTTCCCACATTTTAGAAACTCAAAAATTTAGAAAATTAGATTACAATTATTTAAGAAATAAGAATAAAGAAAAAATTAAAAGAGCCTACGACACCTTTACTCAGGCATATAAAAATAAAGACATATCCTTACTAGGTAAAGCTAGTGAGTATAGTGCTTTAGCCAATGAAATCATATTAAAGAAGAGTAAACTTAAGGAAATAATGGATTTATCCACTAAATTAGGATGTGCAGGAGTTAATGTGGCCCATAGTGGTACTGTTGTGGGAGTCTTGTATGAAGAATCAAAGGTAGATGAGGATAAATTATTATTTTCTTTTAAGGAAAGCTTTAATAGGGAATATGAAAAAATATATACTACAAAATTAGTAGAGGGTGGAGTAAGGATAATCTAGGAGGATACATATGGATAATTATGTTAAAACGCCTCATTTAATAGAGGAGAAAAGCTTTGAAATAATTACAGAAGAATTGGGAGAAAAGACTTTTCCAGAGGAAATAGGAAAAATAGTAAAAAGAGTAATACATACTACAGCAGATTTTGAATATGCAGATATAACCATTATTTCAGATGGTGCCATAGAGGCAGCTAAGGAAGCTGTAAAAAAAGGATATAATATTGTGACAGATACTAACATGGCTAAATCTGGCATAAATAAGAGAATATTAAAGTCCTTTGGTGGTGAAGTAAGATGCTTTATAGCCGATGAGGATGTGGCTGTAAGAGCAAAGGAAGAGAAAACTACAAGAGCCATGGCGGCTATGAATAAAGCCATAGAAGATGAAACAAATAAAATTTTTGTTATAGGTAATGCACCTACAGCTTTATTTAAATTAAAGGAGCATATGGAAGCTGGACGAGTTAAACCTGCTTTAATTATAGGTGTTCCTGTAGGATTTGTGGGAGCTGCAGAATCTAAAGAGGAACTTGAAAAATTAGATGTACCTTATATAACTATAAGGGGAAGAAAAGGTGGAAGTACAGTGGCAGCTGCCATAATGAATGCCATTTTATACATGATATAGGTGTGACCATGCTAGATAAATATATAGTTAAAAATGGGAAAAAAATGAGATATGGATACACTACAGGTTCTTGTGCAGCAGCTGCTGCCAAGGCTTGTGCCATAATGATTAAGACGGGTAAAATTATTGATCACGTGACTATAGATACTCCAAAGGGGTGGACATTAAATCTTGAAGTTTTAGAGCCAAACCTTGATGCTGGGGAAGCTACTTGTGCCATCAGAAAAGATGGAGGGGATGATCCTGATAACACAAATAACATGCTCATTTATGGAAATGTTAAGCTAAATGATCATGAAAAAATCAACATAACAGGTGGAGTTG
This is a stretch of genomic DNA from Anaeromicrobium sediminis. It encodes these proteins:
- a CDS encoding GHMP family kinase ATP-binding protein — encoded protein: MEVKAICPASCGELIQGIIGDGEKLISYGVDLYTHIQLKEEMSKVRHMSLNKCYRALEKTIDYFNEDKSILDNINVYKESQIPIAKGMASSTADMAATIVAMCSMINRKITEEELAQICVSVEPTDSTIFKELTLFDHLNGRKIENFSWVPNVSVLILEPSHILETQKFRKLDYNYLRNKNKEKIKRAYDTFTQAYKNKDISLLGKASEYSALANEIILKKSKLKEIMDLSTKLGCAGVNVAHSGTVVGVLYEESKVDEDKLLFSFKESFNREYEKIYTTKLVEGGVRII
- a CDS encoding cobyrinate a,c-diamide synthase codes for the protein MSRIVLGGSQSGVGKTTISLGIMAALKKRGLNVQSFKVGPDYIDPAFHTFVTGNKSRNLDSFMLEEHKILDIYCKNSHDKDINIIEGVMGLYDGFGTKKDCGSTAHISKITKSPVILIINGKGMSSSGAALVLGYKMYDEDVNIQGVIINNVSNEVHYNLLKESIERDTNIKCVGYLKPNDNISLESRHLGLVPSVEVQNLRNKIDEIGEMVSETIDLDEIINISKSAPKIDYVPKKREKIGSVNIAVAMDKAFNFYYKENLELLEELGANLIYFSPLKDKNLPDNIDGLYLGGGFPEVFSKELEENERMRISILNSIKNGLPTYAECGGFMYLCNEIENLAKEKYKMVGLYDTSAKMTKRLQRFGYVHVNMIEDCIIGRSGDRFKAHEFHRSTIDEKDEFDYIYRVDKYRNEKKIKSWKCGLKKYNAFAAYGHIHFYTNEEIPKNFIGNCIKYKKGE
- a CDS encoding cobyric acid synthase encodes the protein MAKNLMFQGTGSSVGKSLLTAAFCRIYSQMGHKVAPFKSQNMALNSYITKNGLEMGRAQVVQAEAAKVEPSVLMNPILLKPSTDKKCQVILKGKVYKNMSAMEYHKFKPELADKVKEIYDELHNQFDIVFLEGAGSPAEINLREHDLVNMGMAEMADSPVILIGDIDKGGVFASLYGTIMLMTEEERKRIKGVIINKFRGDVKILEPGIKMLEDLINIPVLGVIPYSHLEIEDEDSLAERFKKNKNTKGQIEVAVLYLPHVSNFTDLNVFETQEDVNLRYVMRGESIGDPDMLIIPGSKNTIEDLKYLRDAGLEKEIIKLHRQNKIIFGICGGYQMLGKTLKDPHHTESSIPEINGIGLLDIETVFETEKTTTQVEAEVTAPIDYMENTFIKGYEIHMGRSFLGKDAKVFSNIKVKLGEEVLIEDGAINEDGSVIGTYIHGVFDNIKFTRSILNHIRAKKGLDKIESAIESFEEFKEQEYDKLANIVRENMDMETIDKILNGEL
- the cobD gene encoding threonine-phosphate decarboxylase CobD; translated protein: MNKAKHGGNIYEIEKKYGINKEDIIDFSANINPLGVPESFKRALIENMDIIKNYPDPDYIKLKESISKHNKIDREKIIVGNGATEIIFSLIDIIKPKKSLLLAPTFAEYERALKKIDSSVEYYFLKEENNFLLDEEFLNYIKEEIDCIILCNPNNPTGKLVDKGLIEDILKKSKRKNIEIIIDEAFIDFVEDYEDKSLIKYIDEYENLHIIRALTKFFAIPGLRLGYGITSNKKIIEKFEDSSEPWTINSYADLGGQVLLEDEEYIKKTRQWIKEENNYLYKEIKGIEGIKVYKSTVNYLLLKTDKTNLKEELMKKNILIRSCDNYINLDERYFRVAVKNRHYNDKLIRALKEIYYGS
- the cbiB gene encoding adenosylcobinamide-phosphate synthase CbiB, with product MLKIVIGYIGDIIFGDPYAIPHPIRFIGKLIRFLEDKLRKFSKDNKGEKLMGCILVLLTVSITYIVTYYLVNIWNIIDNSGYIAKVVETFFIFQILATKSLDVETRKVLKPLKEKNIGEARKFLSYIVGRDTRELNEKEMTRACIETIAESTSDGIIAPLLFIFIGGAPLGMAYKAVNTLDSMVGYKNDKYYYFGWASARVDDIVGFIPARITGIVTIITAFFMRYDCKNAFKIFIRDRLNHKSPNSAHGEAAFAGALQIQIGGTNTYFGKKVYKPTIGDNIKELEVDHINDAIRLMYGVSFVGLLTFLVIF
- a CDS encoding precorrin-8X methylmutase, translating into MDNYVKTPHLIEEKSFEIITEELGEKTFPEEIGKIVKRVIHTTADFEYADITIISDGAIEAAKEAVKKGYNIVTDTNMAKSGINKRILKSFGGEVRCFIADEDVAVRAKEEKTTRAMAAMNKAIEDETNKIFVIGNAPTALFKLKEHMEAGRVKPALIIGVPVGFVGAAESKEELEKLDVPYITIRGRKGGSTVAAAIMNAILYMI